A single Bifidobacterium scardovii JCM 12489 = DSM 13734 DNA region contains:
- a CDS encoding carbohydrate ABC transporter permease: MTTPMWKRVIARVLQALLAIVFISPLVWVIISSFSPQAGSAQSSGWGINNYLTLFGYQEGLPKYLFNSVVVTLVAVVFSVIVCTLAGYSFSRFDYPGRNLGFMVTLSILMVPYASLLIPLVVWYQQIGLNDSLLGVGLVITLFQLPMSTFIMRNAFDAIPKDMEEAAMVDGCNSFQALIKILVPVVKPSMVTVGLLAFLEAWNNFMIPLYLSSSSKSTLPLAMVNMRQQTMGVIDYGATEAGVVILLIPAAILFLALQKYYVKGFMAGAVKG, from the coding sequence ATGACTACCCCAATGTGGAAGCGCGTCATCGCCCGTGTGCTGCAGGCGTTGCTTGCGATCGTGTTCATCAGCCCGCTGGTGTGGGTCATCATCAGCTCGTTCAGCCCGCAGGCCGGCTCCGCCCAGTCCAGCGGCTGGGGCATCAACAACTACCTGACCCTGTTCGGATACCAGGAGGGCCTGCCCAAGTACCTGTTCAACTCGGTCGTCGTGACGCTGGTCGCGGTCGTCTTCTCCGTGATCGTGTGCACGCTGGCCGGCTACTCCTTCTCCCGCTTCGATTACCCGGGCCGCAACCTCGGCTTCATGGTGACCCTGTCGATCCTCATGGTCCCGTACGCCTCGCTGCTGATCCCGCTGGTCGTGTGGTACCAGCAGATCGGCCTGAACGACTCGCTGCTCGGCGTCGGCCTGGTGATCACGCTGTTCCAGCTGCCGATGTCGACCTTCATCATGCGCAACGCGTTCGACGCGATTCCCAAGGACATGGAGGAGGCCGCCATGGTCGACGGCTGCAACTCCTTCCAGGCGCTCATCAAGATCCTCGTCCCCGTCGTCAAGCCCTCGATGGTCACCGTCGGCCTGCTGGCCTTCCTGGAAGCGTGGAACAACTTCATGATCCCGCTGTACCTGTCCAGCTCGTCGAAGTCCACCCTGCCGCTCGCGATGGTGAACATGCGCCAGCAGACCATGGGCGTCATCGACTACGGCGCCACCGAAGCCGGCGTCGTGATCCTCCTGATCCCCGCCGCCATCCTCTTCCTCGCCCTCCAGAAGTACTACGTGAAGGGGTTCATGGCTGGTGCCGTGAAGGGATGA
- a CDS encoding carbohydrate ABC transporter permease, protein MSSTSNSAVPVHRSKAKAEQTRRGLLYALPDWLMIIVLFFAPIVLLVVMACSRWSLLGGNKGFNFPDNFVKVFENKLLGQSIWFTLEYTVIVTIFLLALGLGLALIVQESSKWNNVLRTCFLLPSATGLASASLLFYALYSPQVGPVTKILSFFGLMDAGGSVLATGQSALWATIIVIVWRFSGYYMLLMMIGLQAIPGDLYEAARMDGAGTWRIFRSITLPLMKPTIVMCLVYCVTGSILAFDQFFILTKGGPNNSTMTVVQLIYNFAFDSKKDLGMAAALSLMVLFALVIINSIQMRGMRDNTK, encoded by the coding sequence ATGTCAAGTACTTCGAATAGCGCGGTGCCGGTGCACCGTTCCAAGGCGAAGGCGGAACAGACCCGGCGCGGCCTGCTGTACGCGCTGCCGGACTGGCTCATGATCATCGTCCTGTTCTTCGCCCCGATCGTGCTGCTGGTCGTCATGGCCTGCTCGCGGTGGAGCCTGCTGGGCGGCAACAAGGGATTCAACTTCCCCGACAACTTCGTCAAGGTGTTCGAGAACAAGCTGCTCGGGCAGTCGATCTGGTTCACGCTCGAGTACACGGTGATCGTCACGATCTTCCTGCTGGCCCTCGGTCTTGGCCTCGCGCTGATCGTGCAGGAGTCCAGCAAGTGGAACAACGTGCTGCGCACCTGCTTCCTGCTGCCGTCCGCCACCGGTCTTGCCTCCGCCTCGCTGCTGTTCTACGCGCTGTACTCGCCGCAGGTCGGCCCCGTCACCAAGATCCTGAGCTTCTTCGGCCTGATGGACGCCGGCGGATCGGTGCTGGCCACCGGCCAGTCCGCCCTGTGGGCCACGATCATCGTGATCGTGTGGCGCTTCTCCGGCTACTACATGCTGCTGATGATGATCGGCCTGCAGGCGATCCCGGGCGACCTGTACGAGGCGGCCCGCATGGACGGCGCCGGCACGTGGCGCATCTTCCGCTCGATCACCCTGCCGCTGATGAAGCCGACGATCGTGATGTGCCTGGTCTACTGCGTCACCGGTTCGATCCTCGCCTTCGACCAGTTCTTCATCCTCACCAAGGGCGGTCCGAACAACTCGACGATGACCGTCGTGCAGCTCATCTACAACTTCGCGTTCGACTCGAAGAAGGATCTGGGCATGGCCGCGGCGCTCTCGCTGATGGTCCTGTTCGCCCTGGTGATCATCAATTCCATCCAGATGCGCGGCATGCGCGACAACACCAAGTAA
- a CDS encoding ABC transporter substrate-binding protein, translated as MVSFNKFTRALAGFAASAMLVSLAACGGGTGNTSAAKDIPAEGTDDGTEITLWTRSPLERQAKNAVEAYNKSHKNQVKLEIIPNDDMEGKVGSASQTDSLPDILAGDVVRIPYWASEGIFTDITKQIDGLSNKSDLQQGHIEAGTVDGSEYTLPFITDVSVMVWNKALYKEAGLDPEKGPSSIDEFVQQAKAVAALNKDGVAGSYLAGQSGGALVFDLFPSVWADGESVMNDDGTEATLDNDSLKAVLDAYKTLANTTNGLGAGSKEETGATWTAPFANGKIGVMPYPNTSTTALFDAEKDGGFEVGVAPIPGSKEGKTSTFLGGDAMGISKDSKHVAQAWNFLNWLMQADSQKTVFADNGDTASNIQTLKTAYDDADPRVQTINSVIIDGNGQTPKSPAFNEAFNAAGSPWQLLVQNAVWGNGDLKADNQAVTDVLGQ; from the coding sequence ATGGTGTCTTTCAACAAGTTCACACGCGCCCTCGCCGGTTTCGCGGCCTCGGCAATGCTGGTGTCGCTGGCCGCCTGCGGCGGCGGAACGGGCAACACCTCCGCAGCCAAGGACATCCCGGCCGAAGGCACCGATGACGGCACCGAGATCACCCTGTGGACCCGCTCCCCGCTGGAGCGCCAGGCCAAGAACGCGGTCGAGGCCTACAACAAGAGCCACAAGAACCAGGTCAAGCTGGAGATCATCCCGAACGACGACATGGAAGGCAAGGTCGGCTCCGCCTCCCAGACCGACTCCCTACCCGACATCCTCGCCGGCGACGTGGTCCGCATCCCGTACTGGGCTTCCGAGGGCATCTTCACCGACATCACCAAGCAGATCGACGGCCTGTCCAACAAGTCCGACCTGCAGCAGGGCCACATCGAGGCCGGTACCGTCGACGGCTCCGAATACACGCTGCCGTTCATCACCGACGTGTCCGTGATGGTCTGGAACAAGGCGCTGTACAAGGAGGCCGGGCTCGACCCGGAGAAGGGCCCGTCCAGCATCGACGAGTTCGTGCAGCAGGCCAAGGCCGTCGCCGCCCTCAACAAGGACGGCGTCGCGGGCTCCTACCTCGCCGGCCAGTCCGGCGGCGCGCTCGTCTTCGACCTCTTCCCGTCCGTGTGGGCCGACGGTGAGTCTGTGATGAACGACGACGGCACCGAGGCCACGCTGGACAACGACTCCCTGAAAGCCGTGCTCGACGCCTACAAGACCCTCGCCAACACCACCAACGGCCTTGGCGCGGGCTCCAAGGAAGAGACCGGCGCTACCTGGACCGCCCCGTTCGCCAACGGCAAGATCGGCGTCATGCCCTACCCGAACACCTCCACCACGGCGCTCTTCGACGCCGAGAAGGACGGCGGCTTCGAAGTCGGCGTCGCCCCGATCCCGGGCTCCAAGGAAGGCAAGACCTCCACGTTCCTCGGCGGTGACGCCATGGGCATCTCCAAGGATTCCAAGCACGTCGCCCAGGCGTGGAACTTCCTCAACTGGCTGATGCAGGCCGACTCCCAGAAGACCGTCTTCGCGGACAACGGCGACACCGCCTCCAACATCCAGACCCTGAAGACCGCCTACGACGACGCCGATCCCCGCGTGCAGACCATCAACTCCGTGATCATCGACGGCAACGGCCAGACCCCGAAGTCCCCGGCCTTCAACGAGGCCTTCAACGCGGCCGGCTCCCCGTGGCAGCTGCTCGTGCAGAACGCGGTCTGGGGCAACGGCGACCTCAAGGCCGACAACCAGGCCGTCACCGACGTCCTCGGCCAGTGA
- a CDS encoding LacI family DNA-binding transcriptional regulator: MGTDDYRQTARLEDVAAAAHVSLATASKALHGKPRVSEDTRRRVLAVAQQLNYSPNKLAQSLARGTSGTIGLVTSDLQGRFSTPILIGAENELRAQSTSVLLANARGDDALERNHVEKLLSLKVDGLLIVQRGTNPRPSLGRDWGVPLVYAYGPSTDTEDCSVTCDNVDAGRIAVNHLISCGRHRIAIIGGDETYTAANDRTKGALEALAEFGLEPAGPIRYGRWDENWGRAATRLLIDQGVEFDAVVCQSDQLARGCIDALKQQGLKIPEDVAVIGHDNWEVLTSSSRPSLTSIDNEAETIGRRAARYLMDAINGHPHHGVDYVPCRLVQRESTLPLD; encoded by the coding sequence ATGGGCACAGACGACTATCGGCAGACGGCGCGGCTCGAGGATGTGGCGGCCGCGGCCCACGTATCGCTTGCCACCGCCTCGAAGGCGCTGCACGGCAAGCCCCGCGTGTCCGAGGATACGCGCCGGCGCGTGCTGGCCGTGGCGCAACAGCTCAATTACTCCCCCAACAAGCTCGCCCAGTCACTGGCCCGCGGCACGTCCGGCACGATCGGACTGGTCACCTCCGACCTGCAGGGGCGCTTCTCCACCCCCATCCTGATCGGCGCCGAAAACGAGCTGCGCGCCCAGTCGACGTCCGTGCTGCTCGCCAACGCGCGCGGCGACGACGCGCTGGAACGCAACCATGTGGAGAAGCTGCTGTCGCTGAAGGTGGACGGTCTGCTGATCGTGCAGCGCGGCACCAATCCGCGCCCCAGCCTGGGGCGTGACTGGGGCGTGCCGCTGGTGTACGCCTACGGGCCGTCCACCGACACCGAGGACTGTTCGGTGACCTGCGACAACGTGGACGCAGGCCGCATCGCCGTGAACCACCTGATCTCCTGCGGACGGCACCGGATCGCGATCATCGGCGGCGACGAGACCTATACGGCGGCGAACGACCGCACCAAGGGCGCGCTGGAGGCACTGGCCGAATTCGGGCTCGAGCCGGCCGGACCGATCCGCTACGGCAGGTGGGACGAGAACTGGGGACGCGCCGCGACACGACTGCTCATCGATCAGGGCGTCGAATTCGACGCGGTGGTGTGCCAGAGCGACCAGCTCGCGCGCGGCTGCATCGACGCGCTCAAACAGCAGGGACTGAAGATCCCGGAGGACGTCGCGGTGATCGGGCACGACAACTGGGAGGTGCTCACGTCCAGCTCGCGCCCGTCGCTGACCAGCATCGACAACGAGGCGGAGACCATCGGGCGCCGCGCGGCACGATACCTGATGGACGCGATCAACGGGCACCCGCACCACGGCGTGGACTACGTGCCGTGCCGGCTGGTGCAGCGGGAGTCGACGCTGCCGCTGGACTAG
- a CDS encoding sulfatase-like hydrolase/transferase — MTTQPSNDRHHDESTISGESHEKPEKYIPASIINDFPESQGSSSSEPDNSDITGGELPQSPANDAESDPAGNEETDRTSSDAETPEPDTESGDAHEGTTTHTARAENQGDSLDTNPSATSSESDTSDTESDMAGNGEVDDPAVSGVPAVTHAFATALHACASFASTVRATHAYAMARTAGHLFQKIWDKRLRFSYVLYILVFALVTAASVTMLQWSVYTEPDYADSDSISQATKLMQSVRGQVTKFISQMWMENNMVWLLNFLVLGLIYLVLLFLINRFWVATAIFGTAMAVFTIANHFKVLLRTESIIPSDLSFISSGNSGEILSFIPQDSIPIVIDIAKILVGFALACVALQFIDKRNGFIPCHWRHPFRNAKTIAGNSVRILAFLLTSTLLATFTWNLGIPGSWAYMWAGKLNDAPMLVDTLTDARYNGPAISFLRLAHAKTMDKPDGYSKDTMLELANRYTKTADKINQKRSATLTDSTVIMILSESFSDPTRVPGIAFGEDPMPNIRALKETTTSGLMLSPGYGGGTANIEYQSLTGLNLANFDDSMMYPYQQLVPHQKSPFTFNQLWKDRYGDSGSIAFHPYYKNMYLRDADYKKFGFDYLRTLDSDPEIAHQDHIDNSPYTGDASAYQNILDAIDPEHPQFIQMVTMQNHTPYNDWYANNQFKESDMSGLGETERYSIDTYAKGISLTDQSTMDFLNKLDTLNTPITVIFYGDHLPSIYTTAAGDPNNALALHETDYFIWSNQASASSGMKIDSKTTSYSSSNFFMATAAAHMDAKVTPYLSLLTKLSEEVPAMVRLSLQSGNAGNTSSTYVDASGAAIDHKSLSEKAKRLLEDYQLVQYDLTAGKGYLKTTDFLGIRQ, encoded by the coding sequence ATGACCACGCAACCTTCGAACGATCGACACCATGACGAATCGACCATATCGGGGGAATCCCACGAAAAACCCGAAAAATATATTCCGGCAAGCATCATCAACGATTTCCCCGAGTCGCAGGGCTCCTCCTCTTCCGAACCGGACAATAGCGACATTACCGGCGGCGAGTTGCCGCAAAGCCCGGCGAATGACGCAGAGTCCGATCCGGCCGGAAACGAGGAAACCGACCGCACTTCCTCTGACGCCGAGACACCCGAACCCGATACCGAATCCGGCGACGCTCACGAAGGCACGACCACGCACACCGCCCGGGCCGAAAACCAAGGCGATTCGCTCGATACGAATCCGTCCGCAACATCATCGGAATCAGACACTTCCGACACGGAATCCGACATGGCCGGCAACGGAGAAGTCGACGACCCTGCCGTCAGTGGCGTTCCGGCGGTAACGCATGCATTCGCCACCGCCTTGCACGCATGCGCATCCTTCGCAAGTACGGTACGCGCCACTCATGCATATGCCATGGCGCGAACGGCTGGGCACCTGTTCCAAAAGATATGGGATAAACGACTACGTTTCTCATATGTGCTGTACATCCTGGTATTCGCGCTGGTCACCGCCGCATCCGTAACGATGCTGCAGTGGAGCGTCTACACCGAGCCCGATTATGCCGACTCGGACTCAATCAGCCAGGCCACCAAACTCATGCAGAGCGTTCGTGGGCAAGTCACCAAATTCATCAGCCAGATGTGGATGGAAAACAACATGGTCTGGCTCCTCAATTTCCTTGTGCTGGGACTGATCTATCTGGTGCTGCTGTTCTTAATCAATCGATTTTGGGTTGCCACGGCGATCTTCGGCACCGCAATGGCGGTATTCACCATTGCGAATCATTTCAAAGTGCTGCTGCGCACCGAATCCATCATCCCCTCGGATCTCAGTTTCATTTCCAGCGGCAATTCCGGGGAGATTCTCTCCTTTATTCCCCAGGACTCCATTCCGATTGTCATCGACATCGCAAAAATACTCGTCGGGTTCGCGCTGGCGTGCGTCGCATTGCAGTTCATCGACAAGCGCAATGGCTTCATTCCCTGCCATTGGCGGCACCCTTTCCGCAACGCGAAGACCATCGCCGGCAACAGCGTCCGCATTCTCGCCTTCCTGCTGACCTCAACGCTACTGGCGACATTCACATGGAATCTCGGCATCCCCGGCTCTTGGGCATACATGTGGGCCGGCAAGCTGAACGACGCCCCGATGCTGGTAGATACGCTGACCGATGCTCGCTACAACGGGCCCGCAATAAGTTTCCTCCGACTCGCGCATGCCAAAACCATGGACAAGCCAGACGGATACAGCAAAGACACCATGCTCGAGTTGGCGAACCGGTATACCAAGACCGCCGATAAGATCAACCAAAAACGTTCCGCCACGCTTACGGACAGCACCGTCATCATGATTTTGTCCGAGAGTTTTTCGGATCCGACTCGCGTACCCGGTATCGCATTCGGAGAGGACCCGATGCCCAATATCCGAGCGTTGAAAGAAACCACGACCTCCGGTCTCATGCTGTCGCCGGGGTATGGCGGAGGCACGGCAAACATCGAGTACCAATCACTTACAGGTTTGAATCTGGCCAATTTCGACGACTCGATGATGTACCCGTATCAACAGCTCGTACCGCATCAGAAATCCCCCTTCACATTCAACCAGCTGTGGAAAGACCGGTACGGAGACTCCGGTTCCATAGCATTTCACCCGTATTACAAGAACATGTATCTCCGAGATGCCGATTACAAGAAGTTCGGATTCGACTATCTGCGTACGCTGGATAGCGACCCTGAGATAGCGCACCAAGATCATATCGACAATTCGCCCTACACCGGAGACGCATCGGCATATCAAAACATCTTGGACGCAATCGACCCGGAACATCCTCAGTTCATTCAGATGGTGACGATGCAGAACCACACTCCGTATAACGATTGGTACGCCAACAACCAATTCAAGGAGTCCGACATGTCCGGTCTCGGCGAAACGGAGCGATATTCGATCGACACGTACGCCAAGGGGATCAGTCTTACCGACCAATCGACCATGGATTTTCTCAATAAATTGGACACGCTCAATACGCCGATCACCGTAATTTTCTATGGCGATCATCTACCAAGCATCTACACGACGGCTGCGGGCGACCCGAACAACGCCTTGGCCCTGCACGAAACGGATTACTTCATCTGGTCGAATCAGGCCTCGGCCTCCAGCGGCATGAAGATCGATTCGAAAACAACCAGCTATAGCTCGTCCAACTTCTTCATGGCCACCGCAGCGGCGCACATGGACGCCAAAGTAACGCCGTACCTATCATTGTTGACCAAGCTTAGCGAAGAGGTCCCCGCCATGGTCAGGCTATCGCTGCAGTCAGGCAATGCCGGCAATACGAGCTCCACCTATGTCGATGCATCCGGTGCCGCGATTGACCATAAATCCCTGTCCGAAAAGGCCAAGCGTCTTCTCGAAGATTATCAGCTCGTTCAATATGACCTGACAGCGGGGAAAGGGTATCTCAAGACGACCGATTTTCTTGGCATACGGCAATAG
- a CDS encoding glycosyltransferase family 2 protein, with protein MPDKPLVSVIVPVYNAERYLHYCVDSILSQSYEHLEVILVDDGAKDSSPSICDQYADKDHRVTVIHQDNGGIAKAQNAGLDAAHGAYIAFADNDDILDRRNIELLLHALLSTNANMSKARWRQFGVSQLEAVSAEAMTGAADPDKITVFQNPLYAYQTVFCKSLRLMGDRFGRNTEARYFNEANWCRLYRRELWDGIRFPEGMYAQDVMVAGELYSRMDKVADIDVNLYNWLQSAGSVTHSERSFGFYHDNAAAGIANFRHALNHGVMPGRSYYTMVGSVAEELTAPDASTPANQRQYQADRSAMDQLLAELTPPQRIECCLLQKIRLFEKHIYDRKIKNLR; from the coding sequence ATGCCTGATAAACCGCTCGTTTCCGTCATAGTACCTGTATATAACGCCGAACGGTACCTTCACTATTGCGTGGATTCCATCCTTTCGCAAAGCTATGAGCATCTTGAAGTGATTCTGGTCGACGACGGCGCCAAAGACTCCTCTCCATCGATCTGCGACCAGTACGCCGACAAAGATCATCGCGTCACCGTGATCCATCAGGATAACGGAGGCATAGCAAAGGCGCAAAATGCCGGTCTGGATGCCGCACATGGAGCATACATCGCCTTCGCCGATAATGACGATATTCTGGACCGCCGCAATATCGAGCTGCTGCTGCATGCCCTGCTATCAACGAATGCCAACATGAGCAAGGCACGATGGAGGCAATTCGGCGTCTCGCAGTTGGAGGCGGTATCAGCCGAAGCCATGACAGGAGCCGCCGACCCCGACAAGATCACAGTATTCCAGAATCCCCTGTATGCGTATCAGACGGTGTTCTGCAAGAGCCTTCGTCTGATGGGGGATCGTTTTGGCCGTAACACCGAAGCACGTTATTTCAACGAAGCCAATTGGTGCCGCTTATATCGTCGCGAATTGTGGGACGGCATACGCTTTCCAGAAGGCATGTACGCCCAGGATGTAATGGTCGCCGGAGAACTGTACTCGCGTATGGACAAGGTCGCCGACATCGACGTGAATCTGTACAACTGGCTGCAATCCGCTGGTTCCGTGACGCACAGCGAGCGTAGCTTCGGCTTTTACCACGACAATGCCGCGGCGGGAATCGCCAATTTCCGGCACGCGCTCAATCATGGCGTAATGCCGGGGCGGAGTTACTACACCATGGTCGGATCGGTTGCAGAAGAACTCACCGCTCCGGATGCCTCGACCCCCGCGAACCAGCGGCAATATCAGGCCGACCGATCGGCAATGGACCAACTGCTCGCAGAACTCACGCCTCCGCAACGGATCGAATGCTGTCTTCTGCAGAAAATACGCCTGTTCGAGAAGCACATCTACGATCGGAAGATCAAAAATCTGAGGTAA
- a CDS encoding glycosyltransferase family 2 protein: protein MENDSVKGSRKTITVLIPCCNEQEALPILFDRMDALVASDDPRFGYLLLFVDDGSKDGTRSLIRQYAAEHDYVEYIFLSRNFGKEKAMFAGIQAMHTDAMVIVDADLQDPPELIPDMAALWLQGYDDVYARRRSREGESWLKKTTSHMYYDVLQSVSGVAIQKDTGDFRLLDRKCVEALKRLDESERNSKALFSWIGFKKIEFLYDRDKRVAGKTKWNYLKLFHLAMDGITGFTTAPLKLATYMGTLVSLAAIIYALVVLVRTLALGVDVPGYASTLIVVLVLGGVQLLSLGVIGEYLGRIFMQTKGRPNYLVQESHLQGDMSVSDDIRHCGDRDRE from the coding sequence ATGGAAAACGATTCCGTGAAAGGTTCCCGGAAGACGATAACGGTGCTTATTCCGTGCTGCAACGAGCAGGAGGCGCTGCCGATACTGTTCGACCGTATGGATGCATTGGTGGCTTCGGATGATCCTCGATTCGGGTATCTGCTGTTATTCGTGGACGACGGTTCCAAGGATGGCACCCGATCCTTAATCCGGCAGTATGCCGCTGAGCATGATTACGTCGAGTATATTTTTCTATCCCGTAATTTCGGCAAGGAAAAGGCGATGTTTGCCGGTATTCAGGCAATGCACACGGATGCCATGGTCATCGTCGACGCGGATTTACAGGATCCTCCGGAACTCATTCCCGATATGGCGGCGTTGTGGCTGCAGGGCTACGATGATGTGTACGCTCGACGGCGCTCGCGTGAGGGCGAGAGTTGGTTGAAGAAGACGACGAGCCACATGTACTACGACGTGTTGCAGTCCGTTTCCGGTGTCGCCATTCAAAAAGATACCGGCGATTTCCGCCTGCTGGATCGCAAATGCGTTGAAGCGTTGAAGCGGCTCGATGAGTCTGAGCGTAATTCCAAGGCATTGTTCAGCTGGATCGGTTTCAAGAAGATAGAGTTTCTGTATGACCGCGACAAACGTGTGGCGGGGAAAACCAAGTGGAATTACTTGAAGCTGTTTCACTTGGCCATGGACGGCATCACCGGTTTTACCACGGCACCCCTGAAGTTGGCGACGTATATGGGGACCCTGGTCTCTCTCGCGGCTATTATCTACGCGCTGGTCGTTTTGGTGCGTACGCTTGCGCTCGGCGTCGACGTGCCGGGTTATGCGTCAACTTTGATCGTGGTTCTCGTGCTCGGAGGCGTGCAACTGCTGAGTTTAGGCGTCATTGGCGAGTATCTTGGCCGGATTTTCATGCAGACCAAAGGCCGTCCCAACTACCTGGTGCAGGAATCGCATCTGCAAGGCGACATGTCGGTTTCAGACGATATCCGTCACTGTGGAGATCGGGACCGGGAGTGA
- a CDS encoding glucosyltransferase domain-containing protein produces MVAFAIPTVQTDSDIRSEEPHGNERLFSFLSKYRVDVAVSGFFLLLGYGLKLFGNTFSIDTQSMISVPDALYDSWYELGRYGLILLKKVTGLYWYNNALSSFLTVVCFGAAALAWSYLLYAVAPEKNRSRPAFFIIPLVCSPVLAEQLGFLLQGPEIALSMMFVALSLLCVFRGSSHSGAKRAACYITALVLAFVAFSVYLAMVTLFIAGTAFIYVVRFTGDERKSKQRGVWVALCVVCFACAYALYAAINRIVMSVLGIEPSSYTSDQSRWGKDSVGDIAQAVLLHAKDMYTGSGIFYTLIASVTFVLFLVVLIVRIGRHDIGVISLLIGVAICVSPMLMSVILGSTPSVRTELSYAVAFAFAVFYIAGYVSSLIPAGLIVSWVCVAAIGLNQGFIVNRIFYTEAVTYGQDVQLSYEIKTRIDDLGYGETPELPVVFVGSHVPQRNKDCYDSSQLALVGRSLYEITFSTAHGTWVKNQFLNAQGVKYEYPSSAQMDKANAIVQSMPHWPAKGSVAVHDGLIIVNF; encoded by the coding sequence ATGGTGGCTTTCGCGATTCCAACGGTACAAACAGATAGCGATATACGGAGTGAAGAACCTCATGGGAATGAAAGGCTCTTTTCATTTCTGTCGAAGTACCGTGTGGATGTGGCGGTTTCGGGGTTCTTTCTGCTGCTGGGATACGGGCTGAAGCTGTTCGGCAACACTTTCTCCATCGATACTCAGTCGATGATCAGCGTTCCTGACGCTTTGTACGATTCGTGGTACGAATTAGGCAGATACGGCCTGATCCTGCTGAAAAAAGTTACCGGATTGTACTGGTACAACAATGCGTTGTCCTCGTTCTTGACGGTGGTTTGCTTCGGCGCGGCGGCGCTGGCTTGGAGCTATCTGTTGTATGCCGTTGCCCCGGAAAAGAACAGGTCTCGTCCAGCGTTCTTCATCATTCCACTGGTGTGTTCGCCGGTGCTCGCGGAACAGCTCGGCTTTTTGCTGCAAGGACCGGAGATCGCGCTTTCGATGATGTTCGTGGCGCTGTCGTTGCTTTGCGTGTTCCGAGGATCGAGCCATTCCGGCGCCAAACGGGCGGCATGCTATATCACGGCGCTTGTTCTTGCTTTCGTCGCTTTTTCCGTGTACTTGGCCATGGTTACCTTGTTCATCGCAGGTACGGCATTCATATATGTTGTTCGTTTCACCGGCGATGAGAGGAAATCCAAGCAACGTGGGGTCTGGGTGGCTTTGTGCGTCGTTTGCTTCGCCTGCGCATATGCGCTGTACGCCGCCATCAACCGTATCGTCATGTCTGTGCTGGGTATTGAACCAAGCTCGTACACGAGCGACCAATCACGTTGGGGCAAGGACTCGGTCGGAGATATTGCGCAAGCAGTGCTGCTGCATGCCAAGGATATGTATACGGGCAGCGGCATCTTCTATACGTTGATCGCCTCGGTTACGTTTGTTCTGTTTCTTGTGGTGCTGATTGTCCGGATCGGTCGGCATGATATCGGCGTGATCAGCCTGCTGATCGGTGTCGCCATCTGCGTCTCGCCGATGCTGATGTCCGTCATTTTGGGTTCGACGCCTTCCGTGCGTACCGAGCTGAGCTATGCGGTTGCGTTTGCGTTTGCGGTGTTTTATATAGCGGGTTATGTATCATCCTTGATCCCTGCAGGACTGATCGTCTCCTGGGTGTGCGTAGCCGCCATAGGACTGAATCAGGGATTCATCGTGAATCGTATCTTTTACACGGAAGCGGTCACCTACGGCCAGGATGTGCAGTTGTCGTATGAGATCAAAACGCGTATTGACGATCTTGGGTACGGGGAGACCCCTGAATTGCCCGTCGTATTCGTCGGATCCCATGTGCCCCAGCGCAATAAGGATTGCTATGACAGCAGCCAGCTTGCTCTGGTCGGGCGTTCCTTGTACGAGATCACGTTCTCCACTGCGCATGGAACCTGGGTGAAGAACCAGTTCCTCAATGCCCAGGGCGTGAAGTACGAGTATCCCTCGAGCGCACAGATGGATAAGGCGAATGCCATCGTGCAGTCCATGCCCCATTGGCCGGCGAAGGGCAGCGTCGCCGTGCATGATGGACTGATTATCGTGAATTTCTAG